A portion of the Desmodus rotundus isolate HL8 chromosome 8, HLdesRot8A.1, whole genome shotgun sequence genome contains these proteins:
- the RBM5 gene encoding RNA-binding protein 5 — MGSDKRVSRTERSGRYGSIIDRDDRDERESRSRRRDSDYKRSSDDRRGDRYDDYRDYDSPERERERRNSDRSEDGYHSDGDYGEHDYRHDISDERESKTIMLRGLPITITESDIREMMESFEGPQPADVRLMKRKTGVSRGFAFVEFYHLQDATSWMEANQKKLVIQGKHIAMHYSNPRPKFEDWLCNKCCLNNFRKRLKCFRCGADKFDSEQEVPSGTTESVQSVDYYCDTIILRNIAPHTVVDSIMTALSPYASLAVNNIRLIKDRQTQQNRGFAFVQLSSAMDASQLLQILQSLHPPLKIDGKTIGVDFAKSARKDLVLPDGNRVSAFSVASTAIAAAQWSSTQSQSGEGGSVDYSYLQPGQDGYAQYAQYSQDYQQFYQQQAGGLESDASSASGTAVTTTSAAVVSQSPQLYNQTSNPPSSPTEEAQPSASTSTQAPAAPPTGVVPGTKYAVPDTSTYQYDESSGYYYDPTTGLYYDPNSQYYYNSLTQQYLYWDGEKETYVPAAESGSHQQTGLPPAKEGKEKKEKPKSKTAQQIAKDMERWAKSLNKQKENFKNSFQPVSASREEERKESAAADAGFALFEKKGALAERQQLIPELVRNGDEENPLKRGLVAAYSGDSDNEEELVERLESEEEKLADWKKMACLLCRRQFPNKDALVRHQQLSDLHKQNMDIYRRSRLSEQELEALELREREMKYRDRAAERREKYGIPEPPEPKRKKQLDAGTVNYEQPTKDGIDHSNIGNKMLQAMGWREGSGLGRKCQGITAPIEAQVRLKGAGLGAKGSAYGLSGADSYKDAVRKAMFARFTEME, encoded by the exons ATGGGTTCAGACAAACG AGTGAGTAGAACAGAGCGCAGTGGAAGGTACGGCTCCATCATAGACAGGGACGACCGTGATGAGCGTGAATCCCGAAGCAGGAGGAGGGACTCCGACTACAAAAGGTCTAGTGACGACCGCAGGGGCGATAGGTACGACGACTACCGAGACTACGACAGTCCGGAG AGAGAACGCGAAAGAAGGAACAGTGACCGATCAGAAGATGGCTACCATTCAGACGGCGACTACGGCGAGCATGACTACCGGCATGACATCAGTGACGAGCGGGAGAGCAAGACCATCATGCTGCGCGGCCTTCCCATCACCATCACGGAAAGCGAT ATTCGGGAAATGATGGAGTCCTTCGAAGGCCCTCAGCCTGCGGACGTGAGGctgatgaaaaggaaaacag GTGTAAGCCGTGGTTTCGCCTTCGTGGAGTTTTATCACTTGCAAGATGCTACCAGCTGGATGGAAGCCAATCAG aaaaagttggtGATTCAAGGAAAGCACATTGCAATGCATTATAGCAACCCCAGACCCAAGTTTGAAGACTGGCTTTGTAACAAG tgctgCCTTAATAATTTCAGGAAAAGACTAAAATGCTTCCGATGTGGAGCGGACAAGTTCG ACTCTGAACAGGAAGTGCCCTCTGGGACCACAGAATCAGTCCAGTCTGTGGATTACTACTGTGATA ccatcATACTCCGAAACATCGCTCCGCACACGGTGGTGGATTCCATCATGACGGCGCTGTCCCCCTACGCGTCCTTAGCCGTCAATAACATCCGCCTTATCAAAGACCGGCAGACCCAGCAGAACAGAGGCTTCGCCTTCGTGCAGCTGTCTTCCGCCATG GATGCTTCTCAGCTTCTTCAGATATTACAGAGTCTCCATCCTCCCTTGAAAATTGATGGCAAAACTATTGGGGTTGACTTCGCAAAAAGTGCCAGAAA AGACCTGGTCCTCCCAGATGGTAACCGGGTCAGCGCCTTCTCTGTGGCCAGTACAGCTATTGCTGCTGCTCAGTGGTCATCCACCCAG TCTCAAAGTGGTGAAGGAGGCAGTGTAGACTACAGTTACCTGCAGCCGGGCCAAGATGGCTATGCCCAGTACGCTCAG TACTCGCAGGACTACCAACAGTTTTATCAGCAGCAAGCTGGAGGGTTGGAATCTGATGCGTCATCTGCATCAG GCACTGCGGTGACCACCACCTCAGCAGCCGTAGTGTCCCAGAGCCCCCAGCTGTATAATCAGACCTCCAATCCGCCCAGTTCTCCG ACCGAGGAAGCACAGCCTAGCGCTAGCACGAGCACGCAGGCCCCCGCCGCTCCCCCCACCGGTGTAGTTCCTGGTACCAAATATG CTGTGCCAGACACGTCCACTTACCAGTACGATGAATCTTCAGGATACTACTATGATCCGACGACAGGGCTGTACTACGACCCCAACTCGCAG taCTACTACAATTCCTTAACTCAGCAGTACCTGTACTGGGACGGAGAGAAGGAGACCTACGTGCCTGCTGCAGAGTCTGGCTCCCACCAGCAGACGGGCCTGCCTCCAGcaaaagaggggaaggagaagaaggagaagcccAAGAGCAAAACAGCCCAGCAG ATCGCCAAAGACATGGAACGCTGGGCTAAGAGCTTaaacaagcagaaagaaaattttaaaaacagctttcagCCTGTCAGTGCCtcgagagaagaagaaaggaaggagtctGCTGCGGCAGATGCTGGCTTCGCTCTCTTCGAGAAGAAG GGAGCCCTAGCTGAGAGGCAGCAGCTCATCCCTGAACTGGTGCGGAATGGAGACGAGGAGAATCCCCTCAAA AGGGGTCTGGTTGCTGCTTACAGTGGTGACAGTGACAACGAAGAAGAGCTGGTGGAGAGactagagagtgaggaagagaagcTGGCCGACTGGAAGAAGATGGCCTGCCTGCTCTGCCGGCGCCAGTTCCCGAACAAAGATGCCCTGGTCCGGCACCAGCAGCTCTCAGACCTGCACAAG CAAAACATGGACATCTACCGACGGTCCCGACTGAGCGAGCAGGAGCTGGAGGCCTTggagctgagggagagagag ATGAAGTACCGGGACCGAGCCGCCGAGAGACGGGAGAAGTACGGCATTCCAGAACCCCCAGAGCCCAAGCGCAAGAAGCAGCTGGATGCGGGCACTGT GAACTACGAACAGCCCACCAAAGACGGCATCGACCACAGTAACATTGGCAACAAGATGCTTCAGGCCATGGGCTGGCGGGAAGGCTCGGGTTTGGGAAGGAAGTGTCAAGGCATCACCGCCCCCATAGAG GCTCAAGTCCGGCTAAAAGGAGCTGGCCTAGGAGCCAAGGGCAGCGCATATGGACTGTCTGGTGCTGACTCCTACAAAGATGCTGTCCGCAAGGCCATGTTTGCCCGGTTCACGGAGATGGAGTGA
- the RBM6 gene encoding RNA-binding protein 6 isoform X2 — protein MIRDKEVTLEYVPSPDFWYCRRCKASTGGHRSSCSFCKCPREVVESKQDLVSYPQPQKTPIPAPSEKAPNQPSKSTEKEPEPKKREEGQEPRLGHQKREAERYLPPRREGLSFRRDREKEPWSGETRQDGESKTIMLKRIYRSTPPEVIVEVLEPYVHLTTANVRIIKNRTGPMGHTYGFIDLDSHAEALRVVKILQNLDPPFSIDGKMVAVNLATGKRRNDSGDHSDHMHYYQGKKYFRDRRGGGRNSDWSSDSNRQGQQSSSDCYIYDSATGYYYDPLAGTYYDPNTQQEVYVPQEPGSPEEEESKEKKSVSQKSSSKKETSRRDGKEKKDRGATRFQENADEGTAPLEDVFKKPLPPTVKKEESPPPPKVVNPLIGLLGEYGGDSDYEEDEEEEQPPPPQPRSAQPQQREELTTKKENEEDKLTDWNKLACLLCRRQFPNKEVLIKHQQLSDLHKQNLEIHRKIKQSEQELAYLERRERQGKFKERGNDRREKLQSFDSPERKRMKYSRETDSDRKPVGKEGLDDSSKGGCAQQAAAWRKGAGLGSGHPGLASAEEAEGRMRGPGAGAPGRTSKRQSNETYRDAVRRVMFARYKELD, from the exons TGCAAGGCCAGTACGGGTGGACACCGGTCTTCATGCTCATTCTGCAAGTGCCCGAGGGAAG TGGTAGAGTCCAAGCAAGATTTAGTAAGTTACCCCCAGCCTCAGAAAACACCCATACCAGCACCGTCAGAAAAAGCACCTAACCAGCCCTCCAAGTCCACTGAGAAGGAACCTGAACCCAAGAAGCGGGAAGAGGGACAGGAACCACGCTTGGGACATcaaaagagagaagcagaaaggtATCTGCCTCCTCGAAGGGAAGGGCTCAGCTTCCGAAGAGACCGAGAGAAGGAGCCGTGGTCTGGGGAGACACGCCAGGATGGGGAGAGCAAAA CGATCATGCTCAAGCGCATCTACCGGTCCACGCCGCCTGAGGTGATCGTGGAAGTGCTGGAGCCCTACGTGCACCTGACCACTGCCAACGTCCGGATCATCAAGAACAGAACCGGCCCCATGGGCCACACCTACGGCTTCATTGACCTCGACTCCCACGCG GAAGCTCTTCGTGTAGTGAAGATCTTGCAGAACCTGGACCCACCATTTAGCATCGATGGGAAGATGGTAGCTGTAAACCTGGCCACTGGGAAACGAAG AAATGATTCTGGGGACCACTCTGACCACATGCACTACTACCAG GGTAAAAAATATTTCCGAGATAGGAGGGGAGGTGGCAGAAATTCAGACTGGTCTTCAGATTCAAAtcgacaaggacaacagt CATCATCTGACTGCTACATATACGACTCTGCTACGGGCTACTATTATGACCCCTTGGCGGGAACGTATTATGACCCCAACACCCAG CAAGAAGTCTACGTGCCCCAGGAGCCTGGGTCACCTGAGGAAGAGgagagcaaggaaaagaaatcagtCAGTCAAAAGTCAAGTAGCAAGAAGGAAACATCTAGAAGAGATGGCAAGGAGAAGAAAGACCGAGGAGCGACAAGG TTTCAGGAGAATGCAGATGAAGGGACAGCCCCCCTAGAAGATGTCTTTAAGAAGCCCCTGCCACCCACtgtgaagaaggaagagagtCCTCCACCA CCCAAGGTGGTAAACCCACTGATCGGCCTCCTGGGTGAGTATGGAGGGGATAGTGACTatgaggaggacgaggaggaggagcagccccctcctccccagccccgctCAGCACAGCCCCAGCAGCGGGAGGAGCTGACAACCAAGAAGGAGAATGAAGAAGACAAACTCACTGACTGGAATAAACTGGCCTGTCTGCTCTGCAGAAGGCAGTTTCCCAATAAAGAAGTTCTGATCAAACACCAGCAGCTCTCAGACCTGCACAAG CAAAACCTGGAAATCCATCGGAAGATAAAGCAGTCAGAGCAGGAACTCGCCTACCTGGAGAGGAGAGAGCGGCAG GGAAAGTTTAAAGAAAGAGGGAATGATCGCAGAGAAAAGCTTCAATCTTTTGACTCTCCAGAAAGAAAACGGATGAAATACTCCAGGGAAACTGACAG CGATCGCAAACCTGTGGGTAAAGAAGGCCTGGACGACAGCAGCAAAGGTGGCTGTGCCCAGCAGGCTGCTGCTTGGAGGAAGGGGGCAGGCCTCGGATCTGGTCACCCCGGGCTGGCTTCCGCCGAAGAG GCCGAAGGCCGGATGCGGGGGCCCGGTGCAGGGGCTCCAGGGAGAACCAGCAAGAGACAGTCCAACGAGACTTACCGAGACGCCGTTCGCAGAGTCATGTTTGCTCGATATAAGGAACTTGATTAA